The Streptococcus mitis genome has a segment encoding these proteins:
- a CDS encoding phage tail tip lysozyme yields the protein MKDKREIIRARKAFRRSLKDEKKFLKQGKKEVRKQKKDSAVLDEKAWKKEIKEKLEEMREASKERVKQANEDYNHILQNSPPSLLNRKELRDRRLPHARKRLKIAKKQFREAKVEAKEERKESRKERKTNQKFLYGQETKAKSNFFFQGKSLEELKAKKEVKAAKENLKSTKQAYKSKKVSRKAKTFLYVLGREGGELASENEDLEGYRTLQETIRKGKRYSRLSYNLGKASVKTGQATGRFTKKRLTNTKERYHHFKDGKGWKLAKDNPSSFKNRFRKLKKQGLTSVRNIYQKLKAAFSFFTFAAGNPATWIVGGLVFLLLFMMSFFLGFSSASLIQQDEFELTKAYTHLTWEDAEHTRTNDKGITYYTKVDDVMGYMNFKFHDYELHKPVHLFSSETYKDYLSTLWHDLNDGEDLKSMQDLYETPKYKLSKDDQEEIKELKEEGVYASMQELDNPFEGKSNEDSLTMTYRYGYYDLDGKPTLQEYILLEAKAHQRIVAPMDGVVSLDGDNIILTNGKGENESRLTLYSIHNGRAIEGIRVLTGDIIGETPDDTGLKVSYQKYKNKKEKLVYVNPQFYFPKVIQLQTTILPAIGQFGGDEFERAKHIYEFLKSQGASPQAIAAILGNWSVESSINPKRAEGDYLSPPVGATDSSWDDEAWLAIGGPAIYSGAYTNILHRGLGLGQWTDTADGSTRHTALLNYAHIKNKKWYDLDLQLDFMLHGDSPYYQSWLKDFFGNTGSAANLAQLFLTYWEGNSGDKLLERQTRATEWYYQIEKGFSQTNGGQAKSDPQSLEGVRGDLYDHSVPGGGDGMAYAYGQCTWGVAARMNQLGLKLKGRNGEKISIINTMGNGQDWVATASSLGGETGSTPRAGAIVSFVGGTHGTPADYGHVAFLEKVYDDGSFLVSETNYGGNPNYTFRKISQADSAISFAYTVK from the coding sequence ATGAAGGATAAAAGAGAAATCATACGTGCACGAAAGGCATTTAGAAGAAGTCTAAAAGATGAGAAGAAATTCTTGAAACAAGGAAAGAAGGAGGTGAGGAAACAGAAAAAAGATTCCGCTGTACTGGATGAAAAAGCATGGAAAAAAGAGATAAAAGAAAAGCTAGAGGAGATGAGAGAAGCTTCAAAGGAGAGAGTAAAACAAGCAAATGAAGACTACAATCATATTCTTCAAAATAGTCCTCCATCTCTTTTGAATCGCAAAGAATTAAGAGACAGACGATTACCTCATGCTAGGAAACGATTGAAAATAGCTAAGAAGCAATTTAGAGAAGCCAAGGTAGAAGCAAAAGAAGAAAGAAAAGAGAGTCGTAAAGAAAGAAAAACCAATCAAAAATTTCTTTATGGTCAGGAAACAAAAGCAAAATCCAATTTTTTCTTTCAAGGGAAGAGTTTAGAGGAATTAAAAGCTAAGAAAGAAGTCAAGGCCGCAAAAGAGAATCTAAAATCTACTAAACAAGCCTATAAATCTAAAAAAGTCAGTAGGAAAGCCAAAACTTTTCTTTATGTCCTTGGACGTGAAGGAGGAGAGTTAGCTTCAGAAAATGAAGATTTAGAAGGTTATCGCACACTTCAAGAGACAATTAGAAAAGGGAAACGCTACAGTCGGCTTTCTTATAACCTTGGAAAAGCTAGTGTCAAAACAGGACAAGCAACAGGTCGTTTTACCAAGAAAAGACTGACCAACACAAAAGAGCGATACCATCATTTTAAGGATGGGAAAGGATGGAAACTAGCGAAAGATAACCCAAGTTCCTTTAAAAATCGGTTTCGAAAATTAAAGAAACAAGGTCTTACAAGTGTCCGAAATATCTATCAAAAACTAAAAGCAGCCTTTTCCTTCTTTACATTTGCGGCTGGAAATCCTGCAACCTGGATAGTTGGAGGATTAGTCTTTCTTCTATTATTTATGATGAGCTTCTTTTTAGGATTTTCATCTGCTAGTTTGATTCAACAAGATGAATTTGAATTAACAAAAGCTTATACCCACCTAACTTGGGAAGACGCAGAACATACTCGTACAAATGACAAAGGCATTACCTATTACACAAAAGTTGATGATGTGATGGGGTATATGAACTTTAAATTCCATGACTATGAGTTACACAAACCAGTTCACTTATTTAGTTCAGAAACTTACAAGGATTATCTGTCTACTTTGTGGCATGATTTAAACGATGGGGAAGATTTGAAATCCATGCAAGACCTCTATGAAACTCCTAAGTATAAACTCTCGAAAGACGATCAAGAGGAAATAAAGGAACTAAAAGAAGAGGGTGTCTATGCTTCCATGCAGGAATTGGACAATCCATTTGAGGGGAAAAGCAACGAAGATAGTCTAACCATGACTTATCGTTATGGATACTATGATTTAGACGGAAAACCTACCCTTCAGGAGTACATTCTACTAGAAGCGAAGGCTCACCAAAGGATTGTCGCACCAATGGATGGAGTTGTATCTCTAGATGGCGACAATATAATTCTCACTAACGGAAAAGGAGAGAATGAGAGTCGATTGACCTTGTATTCCATTCATAATGGCCGTGCGATTGAGGGGATAAGAGTCCTAACGGGTGATATTATTGGTGAAACACCTGATGATACAGGTTTGAAAGTTTCCTATCAAAAGTATAAGAACAAGAAAGAAAAATTGGTGTATGTCAATCCGCAATTTTATTTTCCAAAAGTCATTCAACTTCAGACTACTATCTTACCAGCTATTGGTCAGTTTGGTGGGGATGAGTTTGAACGAGCAAAACATATTTATGAGTTTTTGAAATCTCAAGGGGCAAGTCCTCAAGCCATTGCGGCAATTTTAGGAAATTGGTCGGTAGAGTCTTCTATTAATCCTAAACGTGCTGAAGGGGATTATTTATCTCCTCCTGTTGGCGCTACCGATTCCTCATGGGATGATGAAGCATGGTTAGCGATTGGAGGTCCAGCTATTTATAGTGGTGCTTATACTAATATTCTTCATAGAGGTTTGGGGTTAGGTCAATGGACAGATACTGCAGATGGTTCAACACGTCATACAGCTTTATTGAATTATGCACATATCAAAAATAAGAAGTGGTATGATTTAGACCTACAACTTGATTTTATGCTTCATGGGGATAGTCCTTACTATCAAAGTTGGTTAAAGGATTTCTTTGGAAATACAGGCAGTGCAGCCAATCTTGCCCAACTCTTCCTCACTTATTGGGAGGGAAATTCTGGTGACAAACTACTGGAAAGACAAACCAGAGCAACGGAATGGTATTACCAAATTGAAAAAGGCTTTAGTCAAACAAATGGAGGACAGGCTAAGAGTGACCCACAATCCCTTGAAGGTGTTCGTGGGGACTTGTATGATCATTCTGTTCCTGGTGGTGGAGATGGTATGGCCTATGCCTATGGACAATGTACATGGGGTGTTGCGGCTCGTATGAACCAGTTAGGATTAAAGCTAAAAGGTAGAAACGGAGAGAAGATTTCAATCATTAATACCATGGGGAATGGTCAGGACTGGGTTGCGACAGCTTCAAGTCTTGGTGGGGAAACAGGCTCTACACCAAGAGCAGGTGCCATTGTTTCTTTTGTAGGAGGTACACATGGCACACCAGCAGACTATGGTCATGTGGCCTTTTTAGAGAAGGTCTATGATGATGGTTCTTTTCTCGTATCTGAAACCAACTATGGTGGCAACCCTAACTATACCTTTCGAAAAATCTCACAAGCAGATAGTGCCATTAGTTTTGCCTATACGGTGAAATAA
- a CDS encoding YbhB/YbcL family Raf kinase inhibitor-like protein: MKIKTTFNNILPKEFGKEAKREDIMQGNPVRSFAFEVDNLPKGTKYIAFTLIDYDAIPVCSFPWIHWSVADLKVNGDSIQIEENMSRIGQLIQGKNSFSSQFLDGDFSEIDTMFVGPTPPDRDHNYTLKVFALSEKTGLKNGFWVNELLNKVKDLTLGTVELDLIGKC; encoded by the coding sequence ATGAAAATTAAAACAACATTTAATAATATTTTACCAAAGGAGTTTGGAAAGGAAGCAAAAAGGGAAGATATAATGCAAGGAAATCCGGTTCGTTCTTTTGCGTTTGAAGTTGATAATTTACCCAAAGGTACTAAATATATCGCTTTTACTCTTATTGATTATGATGCCATTCCTGTTTGCTCTTTTCCTTGGATTCATTGGAGCGTTGCTGATTTAAAAGTTAATGGTGATAGTATTCAGATTGAAGAAAATATGAGCCGAATTGGTCAATTAATTCAAGGTAAAAATAGTTTTTCTAGTCAATTTTTAGATGGTGATTTTTCTGAAATTGATACAATGTTTGTTGGACCGACTCCACCTGATCGAGACCATAACTATACTTTAAAAGTGTTTGCATTATCAGAGAAAACAGGACTAAAAAATGGCTTTTGGGTTAATGAATTACTAAATAAAGTAAAGGATTTAACTTTGGGTACGGTTGAGTTAGACCTTATTGGAAAATGTTAA
- a CDS encoding thrombospondin type 3 repeat-containing protein yields the protein MKTIYQRDSDRDGLTDAQELALGTNPLSADSDGDGRSDLVEVEEGTNPLEKDLEDLDQTCLTEPSSVFMEMKQKISDMMESHYKEFIQALISIETGIENQQDLEDLYTYYMRTDAVSLLSSDLETSPQEVEMEIEL from the coding sequence ATGAAAACCATTTATCAACGTGATTCGGATAGGGATGGACTGACTGATGCTCAAGAATTGGCGCTAGGAACCAATCCTCTTAGCGCAGATTCTGATGGTGATGGACGTTCAGATTTAGTGGAAGTAGAAGAAGGAACCAATCCCTTAGAAAAGGATTTAGAAGACTTAGACCAAACATGTCTAACCGAACCGTCATCAGTATTTATGGAAATGAAACAAAAGATTTCAGATATGATGGAGAGTCACTACAAGGAATTTATACAGGCTCTGATTAGTATTGAAACAGGGATTGAAAACCAACAAGACCTAGAAGACTTATACACTTACTACATGAGAACAGATGCCGTTTCTCTTTTGTCTAGTGATTTAGAAACCAGTCCTCAAGAGGTTGAAATGGAGATAGAGTTGTAG
- the msr(D) gene encoding ABC-F type ribosomal protection protein Msr(D), translating into MELILKAKDIRVEFKGRDVLDINELEVYDYDRIGLVGANGAGKSTLLRVLLGELTPPGCKMNRLGELAYIPQLDEVTLQEEKDFALVGKLGVEQLNIQTMSGGEETRLKIAQALSAQVHGILADEPTSHLDREGIDFLIGQLKYFTGALLVISHDRYFLDEIVDKIWELKDGKITEYWGNYSDYLRQKEEERKSQAAEYEQFIAERARLERAAEEKRKQARKIEQKAKGSSKKKSTEDGGRLAHQKSIGSKEKKMYNAAKTLEHRIAALGKVEAPEGIRRIRFRQSKALELHNPYPIVGAEINKVFGDKALFENASFQIPLGAKVALTGGNGIGKTTLIQMILNHEEGISISPKAKIGYFAQNGYKYNSNQNVMEFMQKDCDYNISEIRSVLASMGFKQNDIGKSLSVLSGGEIIKLLLAKMLMGRYNILIMDEPSNFLDIPSLEALEILMKEYTGTIVFITHDKRLLENVADVVYEIRDKKINLKH; encoded by the coding sequence ATGGAATTAATATTAAAAGCAAAAGACATTCGTGTGGAATTCAAAGGACGCGATGTTTTAGATATAAATGAATTAGAAGTATATGATTATGACCGTATTGGTTTAGTAGGAGCAAATGGTGCTGGAAAAAGCACTTTACTCAGGGTACTTTTAGGAGAATTAACTCCCCCAGGATGTAAAATGAATCGTCTGGGTGAACTTGCCTATATTCCCCAGTTGGACGAAGTAACTCTGCAGGAGGAAAAAGATTTTGCACTTGTAGGCAAGCTAGGTGTTGAGCAATTAAATATACAGACTATGAGCGGTGGTGAAGAAACAAGGCTTAAAATAGCACAGGCCTTATCGGCACAGGTTCATGGTATTTTAGCGGATGAACCTACGAGCCATTTAGACCGTGAAGGAATTGATTTTCTAATAGGACAGCTAAAATATTTTACAGGTGCACTGTTAGTTATTAGCCATGACCGCTATTTTCTTGATGAAATAGTAGATAAAATATGGGAACTGAAAGATGGCAAAATCACTGAGTATTGGGGAAACTATTCTGATTATCTTCGTCAGAAAGAGGAAGAACGTAAGAGCCAAGCTGCAGAATACGAACAATTTATTGCGGAACGTGCCCGATTGGAAAGGGCTGCGGAGGAAAAGCGAAAACAGGCTCGTAAAATAGAACAGAAGGCAAAAGGTTCTTCAAAGAAAAAAAGTACTGAAGACGGAGGGCGTTTAGCTCATCAAAAATCAATAGGAAGTAAGGAAAAAAAGATGTATAATGCTGCTAAAACCCTAGAGCACAGGATTGCGGCCTTAGGAAAAGTAGAAGCTCCGGAAGGCATTCGCAGAATTCGTTTCAGGCAAAGTAAAGCATTGGAGCTCCATAATCCATACCCTATAGTCGGTGCAGAAATTAATAAAGTATTTGGGGATAAGGCTCTGTTTGAAAATGCATCTTTTCAAATTCCGTTAGGAGCAAAAGTGGCGTTAACTGGTGGTAATGGAATCGGAAAAACAACTTTAATCCAAATGATCTTAAACCATGAAGAAGGAATTTCTATTTCGCCTAAGGCAAAAATAGGTTACTTTGCACAGAATGGTTACAAGTACAACAGTAATCAGAATGTTATGGAGTTTATGCAGAAGGATTGTGACTACAATATATCAGAAATTCGTTCAGTGCTAGCATCTATGGGGTTCAAACAGAACGATATTGGAAAAAGTTTATCTGTTTTAAGCGGTGGAGAAATTATAAAATTGTTGCTTGCTAAAATGCTCATGGGTAGATATAACATCCTAATAATGGATGAACCCAGTAACTTCCTTGACATACCAAGTTTAGAGGCTTTGGAAATACTAATGAAGGAGTACACCGGAACTATCGTGTTTATCACCCACGATAAACGATTACTCGAAAATGTAGCAGATGTAGTTTATGAAATTAGAGATAAGAAAATAAATCTGAAACATTAA
- a CDS encoding DUF3990 domain-containing protein, translating into MEELSFSNQFSNTAVWYHGTTSTQVPSLKDGIDVYHSKRNCDFGIGFYVTSKFVQAVKWAQRKTKDELPFNPNVKPVVLSYQFQDSNDVETKIFEIDKEYFQFVYKNRLELDAKAGSNIHNFSAVFGPVLDGQVTRLKVTLDDYFKGVNSLEKTADILLGKYQGDTQLCICDQKIANKLILVEEDTI; encoded by the coding sequence ATGGAAGAGTTAAGCTTTAGTAATCAATTTAGCAACACAGCTGTTTGGTATCACGGAACGACATCTACTCAGGTTCCATCTTTAAAAGATGGAATAGATGTTTATCATAGTAAACGGAACTGTGATTTTGGTATAGGATTTTATGTGACATCTAAATTTGTTCAGGCTGTTAAATGGGCTCAGCGAAAAACAAAAGATGAACTTCCTTTTAATCCAAACGTAAAGCCTGTTGTTTTAAGTTATCAGTTTCAAGATTCTAATGATGTTGAAACGAAGATTTTTGAAATTGATAAAGAATACTTTCAGTTTGTTTATAAAAATAGATTGGAGTTAGACGCTAAGGCTGGAAGTAATATTCATAATTTTTCAGCAGTATTTGGCCCAGTTCTTGATGGTCAAGTTACTCGTTTGAAAGTCACTTTAGATGACTATTTCAAGGGAGTAAATTCCTTAGAAAAAACCGCTGATATTCTTTTGGGAAAATATCAGGGTGATACACAACTTTGTATATGTGATCAAAAAATTGCAAATAAACTAATCTTAGTTGAGGAGGACACGATATGA
- a CDS encoding DUF5960 family protein has translation MNQLEFQRNHLQMDYYSESYQDFERDFYRYSNMNIPLTFLTDDILKTMATSRKNYFVLNKEKSRDNRDHFFIFEVSTVDENPLIYHYTYKKTTIYLAEK, from the coding sequence ATGAATCAGCTTGAGTTTCAGCGTAATCACCTACAAATGGACTATTATAGCGAGAGCTACCAAGATTTTGAACGTGACTTCTACCGCTACTCTAACATGAATATTCCATTGACCTTCCTAACTGATGATATCCTAAAAACAATGGCGACTTCACGTAAGAATTACTTTGTCCTCAATAAGGAAAAGTCCAGAGATAACCGCGATCACTTCTTCATATTTGAAGTAAGTACCGTAGATGAGAATCCGCTAATCTATCATTATACATATAAGAAAACTACAATATATTTAGCAGAAAAATAG
- the mef(A) gene encoding macrolide efflux MFS transporter Mef(A), with translation MEKYNNWKRKFYAIWAGQAVSLITSAILQMAIIFYLTEKTGSAMVLSMASLVGFLPYAILGPAIGVLVDRHDRKKIMIGADLIIAAAGAVLAIVAFCMELPVWMIMIVLFIRSIGTAFHTPALNAVTPLLVPEEQLTKCAGYSQSLQSISYIVSPAVAALLYSVWDLNAIIAIDVLGAVIASITVAIVRIPKLGNQVQSLEPNFIREMKEGVVVLRQNKGLFALLLLGTLYTFVYMPINALFPLISMEHFNGTPVHISITEISFAFGMLAGGLLLGRLGGFEKHVLLITSSFFIMGTSLAVSGILPPNGFVIFVVCCAIMGLSVPFYSGVQTALFQEKIKPEYLGRVFSLIGSIMSLAMPIGLILSGFFADKIGVNHWFLLSGILIIGIAIVCQMITEVRKLDLK, from the coding sequence ATGGAAAAATACAACAATTGGAAACGAAAATTTTATGCAATATGGGCAGGGCAAGCAGTATCATTAATCACTAGTGCCATCCTGCAAATGGCGATTATTTTTTACCTTACAGAAAAAACAGGATCTGCGATGGTCTTGTCTATGGCTTCATTAGTAGGTTTTTTACCCTATGCGATTTTGGGACCTGCCATTGGTGTGCTAGTGGATCGTCATGATAGGAAGAAGATAATGATTGGTGCCGATTTAATTATCGCAGCAGCTGGTGCAGTGCTTGCTATTGTTGCATTCTGTATGGAGCTACCTGTCTGGATGATTATGATAGTATTGTTTATCCGTAGCATTGGAACAGCTTTTCATACCCCAGCACTCAATGCGGTTACACCACTTTTAGTACCAGAAGAACAGCTAACGAAATGCGCAGGCTATAGTCAGTCTTTGCAGTCTATAAGCTATATTGTTAGTCCGGCAGTTGCAGCACTCTTATACTCCGTTTGGGATTTAAATGCTATTATTGCCATCGACGTATTGGGTGCTGTGATTGCATCTATTACGGTAGCAATTGTACGTATACCTAAGCTGGGTAATCAAGTGCAAAGTTTAGAACCAAATTTCATAAGGGAGATGAAAGAAGGAGTTGTGGTTCTGAGACAAAACAAAGGATTGTTTGCCTTATTACTCTTAGGAACACTATATACTTTTGTTTATATGCCAATCAATGCACTATTTCCTTTAATAAGCATGGAACACTTTAATGGAACGCCTGTGCATATTTCTATTACGGAAATTTCCTTTGCATTTGGGATGCTAGCAGGAGGCTTATTATTAGGAAGATTAGGGGGCTTCGAAAAGCATGTATTACTAATAACAAGTTCATTTTTTATAATGGGGACCAGTTTAGCCGTTTCGGGAATACTTCCTCCAAATGGATTTGTAATATTCGTAGTTTGCTGTGCAATAATGGGGCTTTCGGTGCCATTTTATAGCGGTGTGCAAACAGCTCTTTTTCAGGAGAAAATTAAGCCTGAATATTTAGGACGTGTATTTTCTTTGATCGGAAGTATCATGTCACTTGCTATGCCAATTGGGTTAATTCTTTCTGGATTCTTTGCTGATAAAATCGGTGTAAATCATTGGTTTTTACTATCAGGTATTTTAATTATTGGCATTGCTATAGTTTGCCAAATGATAACTGAGGTTAGAAAATTAGATTTAAAATAA
- a CDS encoding LysR family transcriptional regulator — translation MNLDWYYTFLVLSKHLNYRKASEELFLTEPTLHQQIKKLEKHLQVQLFETVGRNLTLTAVGREFIEIAENLIQTYEQSIQKIRLQNKKQQFHIEIAVSPYIATYLLPQFLQEFFQRYPDIDISVSVLNSHIEQAIETNTFDIGIDREVPYSKKIISEQICEGKIALFYPKTTVKCDELQLFKNYKILSDNHPVYWENLKKEIIELVPEADFTTINDITVTAKLIEMNQGISFLPLYLKKTFTDKIAHLETTTVTTPVSFTYLMSRKASKAITIFNNAFKDFILKEQNSI, via the coding sequence ATGAACTTAGATTGGTATTACACTTTTTTGGTATTATCAAAACATCTCAATTATCGTAAAGCCAGCGAAGAGCTATTTCTTACCGAACCAACGCTACATCAACAAATTAAGAAATTAGAAAAGCACCTCCAAGTTCAACTTTTCGAAACAGTGGGAAGAAACTTGACACTAACTGCTGTTGGAAGAGAATTTATAGAGATTGCTGAAAATCTTATACAAACCTATGAGCAAAGTATTCAAAAGATTAGGCTACAAAATAAAAAACAACAATTTCATATAGAAATAGCCGTATCTCCTTACATTGCCACATACCTTTTACCACAATTTTTACAGGAATTCTTTCAGCGCTATCCAGATATTGATATCTCTGTATCCGTGCTAAATAGCCATATTGAACAAGCTATTGAAACGAATACATTCGATATTGGTATTGATAGAGAAGTTCCATATAGTAAAAAAATCATATCCGAACAAATTTGTGAAGGAAAGATTGCCCTCTTTTATCCTAAAACAACAGTCAAATGCGACGAATTACAATTATTTAAAAACTATAAAATATTATCCGATAACCACCCCGTCTATTGGGAAAATCTAAAAAAAGAAATCATTGAGCTAGTCCCAGAAGCCGATTTCACTACTATCAATGATATTACAGTAACTGCCAAACTAATAGAAATGAATCAAGGCATTTCCTTTCTGCCCCTTTACTTAAAAAAGACTTTTACAGATAAGATTGCTCATCTTGAAACCACTACAGTAACAACCCCCGTTTCTTTTACTTACTTAATGAGCAGAAAAGCTTCTAAAGCTATCACTATTTTCAATAATGCGTTTAAAGACTTTATTTTAAAGGAGCAAAATTCAATTTAA